CCAGCTGAAGATCGAAGCCGACCAATACATTCCCTATCCACTGGACGAAGTCGCCATCGATTTCGAAGTCCAGGGCGTGTCGCCGCGCAACCCGGAGCGCGTCAGCGTGCTGCTGGCCGCCTGTCGCAAGGAAAACGTCGAAGTCCGCGAAGCGGCGCTGGCGCTGGCGGGGCTGACCGCGCGCGTGGTCGATGTCGAGGCCTATGCGCTGGAGCGCTCGTTCGGCCTGCTCGCTACTCAACTGGCAGCCTCGCAGGAACGCCTGACCGTGGCGGTGGTGGACATCGGCGCGACCATGACCACCCTCAGCGTCCTGCACAACGGCCGCATCATCTATACCCGTGAGCAGCTGTTCGGTGGCAGGCAGCTGACTGAGGAGATCCAGCGCCGCTACGGCCTGACCGTCGAGCAGGCCGGGCTGGCGAAAAAGCAGGGCGGTCTGCCGGACGACTATGTCAGCGAGGTATTGCAACCGTTCCGTGATGCTCTGGTGCAGCAGGTCTCGCGCTCGTTGCAGTTCTTCTTTGCCTCCGGGCAGTACAACGCGGTCGATCACATTCTGCTGGCCGGCGGCACCGCCTCGGTGCCGGGGCTGGATCGGCTGATCGAACAGCGTCTGGGCACCCCGACCCAGGTCGCCAACCCGTTTTCCGACATGGCCTTGAGCAGCAAGGTCAACGCCGGAGCCCTGGCCAGTGACGCGCCGGCCCTGATGATTGCTTGCGGGCTCGCGCTCAGGAGTTTCGACTGATGGCGCGGATCAACCTTCTCCCCTGGCGTGAGGAACGTCGCGAAGAGCGGCGCAAACGCTTTCTGCTGATCCTGATCGGGGTGTTCGTCGGTTCGGTGGGCGCAGTGTTCATCGCCGATCAGATCTTCAGTACCGCCATCGAGCGGCAGGCAGCACGCAATGACTACATTGGCAAACAGATCGCCGTGGTCGACGAACGGATCAAGCAGATCAGCGAACTCAAGGCACGGCGCCAGCAACTGGTCGAGCGCATGCGCATCATCCAGGACTTGCAGGGCAACCGGCAGATCAGCGGACGGATCTTCGACCAACTGGCGCGCACGCTGCCGGACGGGGTGTATTTCACCAGCGTGAAATTGCTCGGCAAGACGCTGTCGATCAGTGGCGCGGCGGAGTCGAACAATCGCGTCTCGGAGCTGATGCGCAATCTGGACGCTTCCGACTGGTTCGATGCGCCCAGCTTGAACGAGGTGAAAGCGACGACCGCCGGTCAGGTGGATCAGGCCAACGTCTTTCAGCTGACTGTGCGTCAGACCCAGCCAGCCGTGACGGAGGGCGAAAAATGAAGCCGTCCGAATGGCTGCAAAGTCTGCGCAACATCGACTTCAACGATCTGGACACCAGCAATATCGGCTCCTGGCCGGCCGCGGTGAAAACTATCGCGGGAGCATTGCTGGCGGTGCTGGTGTTGGCGCTTGGCTATAACTTTTTTATCAGCGACATGGAAAACCAGCTGGAAGCCAAGCGTCAGGAAGAGGACACCTTGAAGGAGCAGTTCGCCAGCAAGGCGCACATGGCTGCCAACCTGGAGCTCTACACCCAGCAGATGAAGGAGATGGAGACCTCCTTCGGCGTGCTCTTGCGGCAGTTGCCCAGCGACACCGAGGTCCCGGGATTGCTCGAGGACATTACCCGTACCGGGCTGGGCAGCGGTCTTGAATTCGAAGAGATCAAGCTGCTGCCGGAGGTGACCCAGCCGTTCTACATCGAGCTGCCGATCCAGATCACTGTCACCGGGGCTTACCACGACCTCGCGACCTTCGTCAGTGGCGTCGCCGGGTTGCCACGGATCGTCACCTTGCACGATTTCGAACTGGCACCGGCCAATCCCGACGGCGGGACGAAGCTGCGCATGAGCATCCTCGCCAAGACCTACCGCTATAACGACAAGGGGTTGGACAAATGACCCCGATCCGTTATTTCGCCCTGTCAGTGCTGGTGCTCGGCCTCAGTGGTTGCGGCAGCAGTGACGAATTCAGCGACCTCGACGCCTACATGAACGAAGTGCGTCTGCGCCCGGCCGGCAAGATCGAGCCGACGCCGACCTTTCATTCCTATCCCACCTTTACCTACAGCGCGGCCAACCTGCGTAGCCCGTTCTCGCGCCAGGTGCGCGTCGATCTGGCCGGGCAGCAGCGTGGCTCGCGCAACGTCAAACCCGACCCCAACCGGGTCAAGCAATACCTCGAAGGTTTCAACATCGAGCAGTTTGAAATGGTCGGCACGATCTCCAATGCCAGCGGCTCCTTCGCCTTGCTGCGCGGGGCGGGTGCAGTGCATCGGTTGAAAGTCGGCGACTACCTGGGGCGCAACGACGGGCGCATTGTCGCCATCAGCGCCACTCAGGTCGATGTGGTCGAGATCGTGCCCGACGGCGAAGGCGCCTGGCTGGAACGTCCGCGCACCATTCCTTTGAAAGAGCACTCATAGTGGAAGTCGAACAATGAACAGGATTTTCTCCACCCTCGGTTTTTCGCTATGGATAGCGCTGCTTTCACCGATGGTTCAGGCGGCCAGCCTCAAGACGCTGGATGTCGCGGCGTTACCGGGTGATCGCATCGAGTTGAAGCTGTCGTTCGACAGCCCGCCACCGCAACCCAAGGGCTACACCACCGAATCGCCGGCGCGAATCGCCCTGGATCTGCCGGGTGTCGCCAGCCAACTGACGAGCAAGACCCGCGATCTGGGCAGCGGTAACGCGCGAACCGCCACAGTGGTGGAAGCCAACGACCGCACGCGCCTGATCATCAGCCTGACGCAACTGACGTCCTACACCTCGCGGGTCGAGGGCAACAATCTGTTCGTGGTGGTCGGGCAGGGCGCCAAGCCTGCTGCGCCACGGCCAGCCGCTGTTGCGCCGCGACCGGTCGCGGCTCCAGTGCCGGCGAAGGCTTATACCCCCGTCGCCAAAACCATTCGTGGTGTCGACTTCCAGCGCGGCACGGCGGGTGAGGGCAACGTGGTCATTGACCTTTCGGATCCGACCATCGCCCCGGACATCCAGGAGCATGACGGCAAGATCATCCTCAGCTTCGCCCGCACGCAATTGCCCGACAGGCTGCGGGTACGCCTCGACGTCAAGGATTTCGCCACCCCGGTGCAGTTCGTCAACGCTGCCGCCACCGGTGATCGTGCGGTCATCACCGTCGAACCCAGCGGCACGTTCGACTATTCCACCTATCAGACCGACAACAAACTGACCGTCAGCATTCGCCCGATGACGGTCGATGATCTGCAAAAACGTAACGCCGATCGCAACAGCTACAGCGGCGAAAAGCTTTCGCTGAATTTCCAGGACATCGACGTGCGCTCGGTGCTGCAACTGATCGCCGATTTCACCAACCTCAATCTGGTGGCCAGCGATACCGTGCAGGGCGGGATCACCTTGCGTCTGCAAAACGTGCCATGGGATCAGGCGCTGGACCTGGTGCTGAAAACCAAGGGGCTGGATAAACGCAAGATCGGCAACGTGTTGCTGGTGGCGCCGGCCGACGAAATCGCCGCCCGCGAACGCCAGGAACTGGAGTCACAGAAACAGATCGCCGAACTTGCGCCGCTGCGCCGCGAGCTGCTGCAAGTGAATTACGCCAAGGCCGCGGATATCGCCAAGCTGTTCCAGTCGGTGACCAGCGCCGAGGCGAAAATCGACGAGCGTGGCTCGATCACTGTCGATGAGCGCACCAACAACATCATTGCCTACCAGACCCAGGATCGCCTCGACGAACTGCGGCGGATCGTGGCGCAACTGGATATTCCGGTGCGTCAGGTGATGATCGAGGCGCGGATTGTCGAAGCCAACGTCGATTACGACAAGAGTCTGGGCGTGCGCTGGGGCGGTTCGATCCAGAACAAGGGCAACTGGAACACCTCGGGGGTCAGCAATGGCTCGTCGACCACCATCGGCACGCCGGGCAGTACCAGTACCAACTCGCCGTTCGTCGACATGGGCACGGTGGGTAATACCTCGGGGATCGGCATCGCCTTCATTACCGACAATGTGCTGCTCGATCTTGAGCTGACCGCCATGGAGAAGACCGGCAACGGTGAGATCGTCTCGCAGCCCAAAGTGGTCACCTCCGACAAAGAGACGGCGAAGATCCTCAAGGGCACCGAGATTCCGTATCAGGAGGCGAGCTCCAGCGGTGCGACGTCGGTGTCGTTCAAGGAGGCTTCGCTGTCGCTGGAAGTGACGCCGCAGATCACCCCCGACAACCGCATCATCATGGAGGTCAAGGTCACCAAGGACGAACCGGACTACCTGAACAAAGTGCAGGATGTACCGCCGATCAAGAAGAACGAGGTCAACGCCAAGGTGCTGGTGAACGACGGCGAGACCATCGTGATTGGGGGCGTTTTCTCAAATACTCAAAGCAAGGTCGTAGATAAGGTGCCATTTCTTGGCGATGTGCCGTATCTTGGCCGCCTTTTCCGGCGTGATGTGGTTTCGGAGAAAAAATCCGAGCTGCTGGTATTTCTCACTCCGCGTATCATGAATAACCAGGCGATTGCTGTGAGTCGTTGATTCTGTGCGAAATTTGATTCTTGTAGGACCGATGGGCGCTGGAAAAAGCACCATCGGCCGGTTGCTGGCCAAAGAGCTGCGCCTGCCGTTCAAAGATTCCGACAAGGAAATTGAACTGCGCACGGGCGCCAATATCCCGTGGATCTTCGACAAGGAAGGCGAGCCCGGCTTTCGTGACCGTGAGCAGGCGATGATCGCCGAGCTGTGCGCGTTCGACGGCGTGGTACTGGCGACCGGCGGCGGTGCGGTAATGCGCGATGCCAACCGCAAGGCCCTGCACGCGGGCGGGCGGGTGGTGTATCTGCATGCCTCCGTCGAGCAGCAGGTCGGGCGTACGTCGCGCGATCGCAATCGTCCTTTGCTGCGCACCGCCGATCCGGCGAAAACCCTGCGAGACCTGCTCGAGATCCGCGATCCGCTCTATCGAGAGATCGCCGATCTGGTGGTTGAAACCGACGAACGGCCACCGCGCATGGTGGTGCTCGACATTCTCGACCGTCTGGCGCAGCTGCCACCCCGTTAAAGCGCCGCCGGAAATGCGCTATCCTCGGCGTCCTGTCACAGCCGCCGAGGTTGTGGCGGATGGCGTGCGAGCGGCGTCAGATTCGCTATAGGCCGCAGACAACCAATAATTCAGGGCAGGACGCCTGCTTCCATCTTCACTGTGGGGACACATGCAGACACTCAAGGTCGATCTAGGCGAGCGCAGCTACCCGATTCATATTGGCGAAGGTTTGTTGGATCAGCCCGAGTTGCTGGCGCCGCATATCCATGGGCGGCAAGTGGCAATCATCTCCAACGAGACCGTTGCGCCGCTCTATCTCGAACGTCTGACCCGCAGTCTTGCGCAGTTCTCGGTGATCTCGGTGGTGCTGCCGGACGGCGAAGCCTTCAAGAACTGGGAAACCCTGCAACTGATCTTCGACGGCCTGCTGACTGCCCGTCACGACCGCCGCACCACAATCATCGCCCTCGGTGGTGGTGTCATCGGTGACATGGCCGGTTTTGCCGCCGCCTGCTACCAGCGCGGTGTCGATTTCATCCAGATTCCTACCACGCTGCTGTCCCAGGTCGATTCGTCGGTGGGCGGCAAGACCGGTATCAACCATCCGCTGGGCAAGAACATGGTCGGCGCGTTCTATCAGCCGAACGTGGTGCTGATCGATACCGCGTCCCTGAAAACCCTGCCAGAGCGTGAGCTGTCCGCTGGTCTGGCTGAAGTCATCAAGTACGGTCTGATCTGCGACGAGCCGTTCCTGACCTGGCTTGAAGACAACGTCGACGCTCTGCGCGCGCTGGATCAGAAGGCCCTGACCTATGCCATCGAGCGCTCCTGCGCGGCCAAGGCTGCAGTGGTCGGTGCCGATGAGAAGGAAACCGGCGTGCGCGCCACGCTCAATCTCGGCCACACCTTCGGCCACGCCATCGAGACCCACATGGGCTATGGTGTCTGGTTGCATGGTGAGGCGGTGGCCGCTGGCACCGTGATGGCGCTGGAAATGTCCGCGCGTCTGGGCTGGATCAGCGAGCAGGAACGTGATCGCGGCATTCGTCTGTTCCAGCGTGCCGGTCTGCCGGTGATTCCGCCGGAAGAAATGACCGAAGCCGATTTTCTCGAACATATGGCAATTGATAAAAAAGTGATCGACGGTCGTCTGCGCCTGGTGCTGCTGCGCCGGATGGGCGAAGCGGTGGTGACCGCCGATTATCCGAAAGAGGTTCTACAGGCCACGCTGGGAGCGGATTACCGCGCTCTGGCTCAGCTTAAAGGTTAATAAGATTCCGATGACTAGTTTGCATGCCGACGAGGCGTTCCTCGGCCATTTCCAGTTAAGTCACGACCCTTTCGCGCCGCGGGTGCCGGGCTTCAAATTCTTCCCGGCCCAGCGCAAACCGGTGCTGGGGCAATTGCACCACCTGGCGCGTTATAGCCAGTTGCTGCTGGTGGTCACCGGGCCGCAGGGCAGCGGCAAGACCTTGTTGCGTCAGGCGCTGGTAGCCAGCACCAACAAGCAATCGGTGCAAAGCGTTGTCGTGTCGGCCCGTGGAGCTGGCGATGCCGCCGGCGTGCTGCGTCAGGTGGCTCAGGCACTGAACGTGGCTCAGGCCGAAGTTGGCGCGATTCTGGATCAGGTAGTGCAACTCGCGCTTACCGGCCAGGAGGTCTATCTGCTGGTGGATGACGCCGAGCAGCTCGACGAATCCGCCCTCGAAGCGCTGATGGCGCTGGGTGCCGGGGCACCGGAAGGTCGCCCGCATGTGTTCCTGTTCGGTGAGTCGTCGCTGATCGCGCAACTGGAGGCCTTGCACCTCGAGGAAGAGCGCTTCCACGTCATCGAACTGCAGCCGTATACCGAAGAAGAGACCCGCGAATATCTCGACCAACGGCTGGAAGGTGCGGGCCGGGGTGTCGAACTTTTCACCGCGGATCAGATCTCTGAGATTCACGAAAGCGCCGAGGGTTGGCCTGGCAACATCAACCAGGTCGCTCGCGATGCACTGATCGAAGTCATGATTGCCAGCCGCTCTGCGGTCAAGCGTCCAAGTATGGGGTTCAACATGCCGAAGAAACACGTATTGGCGATATCCGCCGTCGTTGTGGTCGCGGTCGCCGCCGCCTGGCTGATGCCGGGTCGCAACAAGGCGCCAACCACCGGCGCACCCGCCAACGAACAGGCACAACTGCCATTGGGTCAGGGCGCCAAGGGTGGCGCACCGAATGTCGAGTTCGCCGGCAATACCCAGCCGATGCCGCTGCCGCTGGTCGGCAACTCGCAACCGGTGATGCGCGGCCCGTTGGCTGAAGCCGCAGGCGGCATCACTGAAGGTGACGACGGCGTGCCGGTCGAAGGCTCCAGCGCAACGCCGCCGACCGTCACCACTTCCGCACCACCGGCAGGTGTTCCGGCCGGCCCGGCTCCGACGCCAGTACCTGTTCCGGCGGCCAAGCCGACCCCGGCACCGACTCAGGTCGCCACCGCCAAGCCTGCTCCGGCAGCGCCAGCGGCCAAACCGGCTCCGGCTCCGGCCAAGCCTGTTGCGGCTGCCAAACCGGCCGAGAAGCCGGTTACCGTGGCCAAGGCTGCCGGTGGCAGCTGGTACGCCGGTCAGCCGACCAGCAACTACGTGGTGCAGATCCTTGGCACCAGCTCCGAAGCGACCGCGCAAAACTTCGTCAAGGAGCAGGGCGGCGAGTACCGTTATTTCAAGAAAGTCCTCAACGGCAAGCCTCTCTACGTGATCACCTACGGCAACTTCGCCAATCGTGATGCAGCCGTTTCTGCCATCAAGGCCTTGCCAGCGAAGGTTCAGGCTGGTAAACCTTGGCCTCGCACTGTCGCCAGCGTCCAACAGGAACTGGCAACAACTCGCTGAAGATTCGGCGGCCTTACCCAGGCCGCCTCTCCAAGCACCTCAAAATTTCTACGAGTGCGCGCCGTCTCTACAGACCGCGTGCCTTGTGGTGTCTGCGTCACAGTAGTCTTTGAGTCGTTGCGGTCAAAATTAAAAAAGTTTTGACTAGCACAGCAGATCGCTTTAAACCTTTCACAAATGCGACATGAATTTGCGACATTTCGTCGTCAAATTTGTGAGCCTCTGTGTCGCTGTGTACAATGACCACCCTTTTGCCCCCGCAAAGCCGGCGTACGTTCGGCGCGGCAAGCAAGTGGTTGAATTGAAAAGAAATTTGCCTCGAAAAGAGGCAGCCTGGTGAGAAAGTGTCTATGAAAGCAGGTCTGTACCAACCAGATGAATTCAAGGATAACTGCGGTTTCGGCCTGATAGCCCATATGCAGGGCGAGCCCAGTCATACCCTTTTGCAAACGGCCATCGAGGCCCTGACCTGCATGACCCACCGCGGTGGGATTAATGCCGACGGCAAGACCGGTGACGGTTGCGGTCTGCTGATTCAAAAGCCTGACGCGTTCCTGCGGGCGATGGCCCAGGAAAACTTCAGCGTCGAACTGCCCAAGCAATATGCCGTGGGCATGGTTTTCTTCAACCAGGATCCGGCCAAGGCCGAAGCCGCTCGCGAGAACATGAACCGCGAGATCCTCGCTGAAGGCCTGCAACTGATCGGCTGGCGCAAAGTGCCGATCGACACCAGCGTCCTCGGCCGACTGGCCCTCGAGCGCCTGCCGCAGATCGAGCAGGTGTACATCGGCGGTGAAGGCCTGAGCGATCAGGACATGGCGGTCAAGCTGTTCAGCGCCCGTCGTCGCTCGTCGGTGGCCAACGCCGCCGACACCGACCACTACATCTGCAGCTTTTCGCACAAGACCATCATCTATAAAGGCCTGATGATGCCGGCCGACCTGGCCGCGTTCTATCCGGACCTGGGTGACCAGCGCCTGCAAACCGCGATCTGCGTGTTCCACCAGCGCTTCTCCACCAACACCCTGCCGAAATGGCCGCTGGCTCAGCCATTCCGCTTCCTCGCCCACAACGGCGAGATCAACACCATTACCGGTAACCGCAACTGGGCACAGGCCCGTCGGACCAAGTTCACCAACGATCTGATGGATCTGGAAGAGCTCGGCCCGCTGGTCAACCGTGTCGGTTCCGACTCCTCGAGCATGGACAACATGCTCGAACTGATGGTCACCGGTGGCATCGACCTGTTCCGTGGCGTGCGGATGATCATTCCGCCTGCGTGGCAGAACGTTGAAACCATGGACCCGGATCTGCGTGCGTTCTACGAGTACAACTCGATGCACATGGAGCCGTGGGACGGCCCGGCCGGCGTGGTGATGACCGATGGTCGTTACGCGGTGTGCCTGCTCGACCGTAACGGTCTGCGTCCGGCGCGCTGGGTCACCACCACCAACGGTTTCATTACCGTTGCGTCGGAAATCGGCGTCTGGAACTACCAGCCGCAAGACGTGATCGCCAAGGGCCGTGTCGGCCCGGGCCAGATCCTCGCCGTGGACACCGAGACCGGGCAGATCCTCGACACCGACGCGATCGACAACCGTCTGAAATCCCGTCATCCGTACAAGCAATGGCTGCGCAAGAACGCCCTGCGCATCCAGGCGACCATGGAAGACAACGACCACGGTTCGGCGTTCTACGATGTCGATCAGCTCAAGCAATACATGAAGATGTATCAGGTCACGTTTGAAGAGCGCGATCAGGTACTGCGTCCGCTTGGCGAACAAGGCTACGAAGCCGTTGGCTCGATGGGCGACGACACGCCGATGGCCGTGCTGTCGCAGCGCGTGCGCACGCCGTACGACTATTTCCGCCAGCAGTTCGCGCAGGTCACCAACCCGCCGATCGACCCGCTGCGTGAAGCGATCGTGATGT
The Pseudomonas fluorescens genome window above contains:
- a CDS encoding pilus assembly protein PilM, translated to MLGLFKKKTNTLLGIDISSTSVKLLELSRQGDRYRVEAYAVEPLPPNAVVEKNIAELEGVGHALSRVLVKARTGLKSVAVAVAGSAVITKIIEMDAGLTDDELENQLKIEADQYIPYPLDEVAIDFEVQGVSPRNPERVSVLLAACRKENVEVREAALALAGLTARVVDVEAYALERSFGLLATQLAASQERLTVAVVDIGATMTTLSVLHNGRIIYTREQLFGGRQLTEEIQRRYGLTVEQAGLAKKQGGLPDDYVSEVLQPFRDALVQQVSRSLQFFFASGQYNAVDHILLAGGTASVPGLDRLIEQRLGTPTQVANPFSDMALSSKVNAGALASDAPALMIACGLALRSFD
- a CDS encoding PilN domain-containing protein; this translates as MARINLLPWREERREERRKRFLLILIGVFVGSVGAVFIADQIFSTAIERQAARNDYIGKQIAVVDERIKQISELKARRQQLVERMRIIQDLQGNRQISGRIFDQLARTLPDGVYFTSVKLLGKTLSISGAAESNNRVSELMRNLDASDWFDAPSLNEVKATTAGQVDQANVFQLTVRQTQPAVTEGEK
- the pilO gene encoding type 4a pilus biogenesis protein PilO, yielding MKPSEWLQSLRNIDFNDLDTSNIGSWPAAVKTIAGALLAVLVLALGYNFFISDMENQLEAKRQEEDTLKEQFASKAHMAANLELYTQQMKEMETSFGVLLRQLPSDTEVPGLLEDITRTGLGSGLEFEEIKLLPEVTQPFYIELPIQITVTGAYHDLATFVSGVAGLPRIVTLHDFELAPANPDGGTKLRMSILAKTYRYNDKGLDK
- a CDS encoding pilus assembly protein PilP; its protein translation is MTPIRYFALSVLVLGLSGCGSSDEFSDLDAYMNEVRLRPAGKIEPTPTFHSYPTFTYSAANLRSPFSRQVRVDLAGQQRGSRNVKPDPNRVKQYLEGFNIEQFEMVGTISNASGSFALLRGAGAVHRLKVGDYLGRNDGRIVAISATQVDVVEIVPDGEGAWLERPRTIPLKEHS
- the pilQ gene encoding type IV pilus secretin PilQ; translated protein: MNRIFSTLGFSLWIALLSPMVQAASLKTLDVAALPGDRIELKLSFDSPPPQPKGYTTESPARIALDLPGVASQLTSKTRDLGSGNARTATVVEANDRTRLIISLTQLTSYTSRVEGNNLFVVVGQGAKPAAPRPAAVAPRPVAAPVPAKAYTPVAKTIRGVDFQRGTAGEGNVVIDLSDPTIAPDIQEHDGKIILSFARTQLPDRLRVRLDVKDFATPVQFVNAAATGDRAVITVEPSGTFDYSTYQTDNKLTVSIRPMTVDDLQKRNADRNSYSGEKLSLNFQDIDVRSVLQLIADFTNLNLVASDTVQGGITLRLQNVPWDQALDLVLKTKGLDKRKIGNVLLVAPADEIAARERQELESQKQIAELAPLRRELLQVNYAKAADIAKLFQSVTSAEAKIDERGSITVDERTNNIIAYQTQDRLDELRRIVAQLDIPVRQVMIEARIVEANVDYDKSLGVRWGGSIQNKGNWNTSGVSNGSSTTIGTPGSTSTNSPFVDMGTVGNTSGIGIAFITDNVLLDLELTAMEKTGNGEIVSQPKVVTSDKETAKILKGTEIPYQEASSSGATSVSFKEASLSLEVTPQITPDNRIIMEVKVTKDEPDYLNKVQDVPPIKKNEVNAKVLVNDGETIVIGGVFSNTQSKVVDKVPFLGDVPYLGRLFRRDVVSEKKSELLVFLTPRIMNNQAIAVSR
- the aroK gene encoding shikimate kinase AroK, which encodes MRNLILVGPMGAGKSTIGRLLAKELRLPFKDSDKEIELRTGANIPWIFDKEGEPGFRDREQAMIAELCAFDGVVLATGGGAVMRDANRKALHAGGRVVYLHASVEQQVGRTSRDRNRPLLRTADPAKTLRDLLEIRDPLYREIADLVVETDERPPRMVVLDILDRLAQLPPR
- the aroB gene encoding 3-dehydroquinate synthase, with product MQTLKVDLGERSYPIHIGEGLLDQPELLAPHIHGRQVAIISNETVAPLYLERLTRSLAQFSVISVVLPDGEAFKNWETLQLIFDGLLTARHDRRTTIIALGGGVIGDMAGFAAACYQRGVDFIQIPTTLLSQVDSSVGGKTGINHPLGKNMVGAFYQPNVVLIDTASLKTLPERELSAGLAEVIKYGLICDEPFLTWLEDNVDALRALDQKALTYAIERSCAAKAAVVGADEKETGVRATLNLGHTFGHAIETHMGYGVWLHGEAVAAGTVMALEMSARLGWISEQERDRGIRLFQRAGLPVIPPEEMTEADFLEHMAIDKKVIDGRLRLVLLRRMGEAVVTADYPKEVLQATLGADYRALAQLKG
- a CDS encoding AAA family ATPase encodes the protein MTSLHADEAFLGHFQLSHDPFAPRVPGFKFFPAQRKPVLGQLHHLARYSQLLLVVTGPQGSGKTLLRQALVASTNKQSVQSVVVSARGAGDAAGVLRQVAQALNVAQAEVGAILDQVVQLALTGQEVYLLVDDAEQLDESALEALMALGAGAPEGRPHVFLFGESSLIAQLEALHLEEERFHVIELQPYTEEETREYLDQRLEGAGRGVELFTADQISEIHESAEGWPGNINQVARDALIEVMIASRSAVKRPSMGFNMPKKHVLAISAVVVVAVAAAWLMPGRNKAPTTGAPANEQAQLPLGQGAKGGAPNVEFAGNTQPMPLPLVGNSQPVMRGPLAEAAGGITEGDDGVPVEGSSATPPTVTTSAPPAGVPAGPAPTPVPVPAAKPTPAPTQVATAKPAPAAPAAKPAPAPAKPVAAAKPAEKPVTVAKAAGGSWYAGQPTSNYVVQILGTSSEATAQNFVKEQGGEYRYFKKVLNGKPLYVITYGNFANRDAAVSAIKALPAKVQAGKPWPRTVASVQQELATTR